The proteins below come from a single Fusobacterium nucleatum genomic window:
- the putP gene encoding sodium/proline symporter PutP gives MASYEIFITFGIYLIFLMAIGVYFYSKTTTHESYVLGERGVGYWVTAMSAQASDMSGWLLLGLPGAVYLSGLTEIWVVIGLATGTYLNWKFVAPALRIQTEKYNSLTIPSFISQKLNDNKGYIRTFSAIVILFFFTIYSASGLVASGKLFDSLLGIDYKWGVLIGGGTIIIYTFLGGYLACCWTDFFQGCLMFFAIIVVPVAAYFNGGGIDGISIAMEAKNISLNIFKYAKVLSLPVIISGLGWGLGYFGQPHIIVRFMSIDSADELWKSRLIAMIWVFISLLGAIAVGITGIGVFTDVSQMGGDAEKVFIFLIHKLFNPWIAGILFAAILSAIMSTISSQLLVSSNTLTEDFYKYIVKREKSHKEMIWVGRLCVVVIFIIAGFLAMNPSSKVLELVSYAWAGFGGVFSPVILFTLYKKDLHWKTVLLSMIIATITVIAWKTSGLGNVIYEIVPSFIINCISIYLLEKFRVFEDKKVKVLVK, from the coding sequence ATGGCAAGTTATGAGATTTTTATTACATTTGGAATTTATTTAATATTTTTGATGGCAATAGGAGTATATTTTTACTCAAAAACCACCACTCACGAATCTTATGTTCTAGGAGAAAGAGGAGTTGGGTATTGGGTAACAGCAATGTCAGCACAAGCAAGTGATATGAGTGGTTGGCTACTTTTAGGATTACCAGGGGCTGTATATTTAAGTGGGCTTACAGAAATTTGGGTAGTTATAGGTTTAGCAACTGGAACTTATCTTAACTGGAAGTTTGTTGCACCTGCTTTAAGAATACAAACAGAAAAATATAATTCACTTACTATACCATCATTTATTTCACAAAAATTAAATGATAATAAGGGTTATATAAGAACATTTTCTGCAATAGTTATCTTATTTTTCTTTACTATTTATTCAGCCTCAGGTTTGGTAGCAAGTGGAAAGTTATTTGATTCATTACTTGGAATTGACTATAAATGGGGAGTGTTAATAGGTGGAGGAACAATAATTATATATACTTTCTTAGGTGGTTATTTAGCTTGTTGTTGGACAGATTTTTTTCAAGGTTGTTTGATGTTTTTTGCAATAATTGTTGTGCCAGTGGCAGCATACTTTAATGGTGGAGGAATAGATGGAATTAGTATTGCAATGGAAGCAAAAAATATTTCATTAAATATTTTTAAATATGCTAAGGTTTTAAGCCTGCCAGTTATTATATCAGGTTTAGGTTGGGGATTAGGATATTTTGGACAACCTCATATAATTGTAAGATTTATGAGTATTGATAGTGCAGATGAGTTATGGAAATCAAGGCTTATAGCTATGATTTGGGTTTTCATTTCTCTTTTAGGAGCAATAGCAGTTGGAATTACAGGAATAGGAGTTTTTACAGATGTTTCTCAAATGGGTGGAGATGCTGAAAAGGTATTTATATTCTTAATTCATAAATTATTTAATCCTTGGATAGCAGGAATATTATTTGCAGCAATCTTATCTGCAATAATGTCAACTATATCTTCTCAGCTTTTAGTATCATCAAATACTTTAACAGAAGATTTCTATAAATATATAGTTAAAAGAGAAAAATCTCATAAAGAAATGATTTGGGTAGGTAGATTATGTGTTGTTGTAATATTTATTATAGCAGGTTTTCTTGCTATGAATCCAAGTTCTAAGGTGTTAGAATTAGTTTCTTATGCTTGGGCAGGTTTTGGAGGAGTATTTTCACCAGTTATTTTATTTACATTATATAAGAAAGATTTACATTGGAAAACTGTTTTGCTGTCTATGATAATAGCAACGATAACTGTTATAGCTTGGAAAACAAGTGGTTTAGGAAATGTAATTTATGAAATAGTACCATCATTTATAATTAACTGTATTTCTATCTATTTATTGGAAAAATTTAGAGTATTTGAAGATAAGAAAGTGAAAGTATTAGTAAAATAA
- a CDS encoding ribonucleotide-diphosphate reductase subunit beta, giving the protein MDRKKLFNPEGDDTLNARKIIKGNSTNLFNLNNVRYQWANQLYRTMMANFWIPEKVDLTQDKNDYENLTVPEREAYDGILSFLIFLDSIQTNNIPNISDHVTAPEVNMLLAIQTFQEAIHSQSYQYIIESILPKQSRDLIYDKWRDDKILFERNSFIAKIYQDFIDEQSDENFAKVIIANYLLESLYFYNGFNFFYLLASRNKMVGTSDIIRLINRDELSHVVLFRSIVKEIKNDYPEFFSAETIYSMFKTAVEQEIAWTEHIIGNRVLGITSQTTEAYTKWLANERLKSLGLEPLFSGFNKNPYKHLERFADTEGEGNVKSNFFEGTVTSYNMSSSIDGWEDF; this is encoded by the coding sequence GTGGATAGAAAAAAATTATTTAATCCAGAAGGTGATGATACATTAAATGCAAGAAAAATAATAAAGGGAAATTCAACTAACCTTTTTAACTTAAATAATGTTAGATACCAATGGGCTAATCAACTATATAGAACTATGATGGCAAATTTCTGGATACCAGAAAAAGTTGACTTAACACAGGATAAAAATGACTATGAAAATCTAACTGTACCTGAAAGAGAAGCTTATGATGGAATATTATCGTTTTTAATTTTCTTGGATAGTATACAAACTAATAATATACCTAATATTTCAGACCATGTAACAGCACCTGAAGTAAATATGCTACTGGCTATACAAACTTTCCAAGAAGCTATACATTCTCAATCTTATCAATATATAATTGAATCTATACTTCCAAAACAAAGTAGAGATTTAATCTATGATAAATGGAGAGATGACAAGATATTATTTGAAAGAAATAGTTTTATTGCAAAGATATATCAAGATTTCATAGATGAACAATCAGATGAAAATTTTGCTAAGGTTATAATAGCAAACTACTTACTTGAATCATTATATTTCTATAATGGATTTAACTTTTTCTATCTTCTAGCAAGTAGAAATAAAATGGTAGGAACTTCTGATATTATAAGACTTATCAATAGAGATGAGTTATCACATGTTGTTCTTTTCAGAAGTATAGTTAAGGAAATCAAAAATGATTATCCTGAATTCTTCTCAGCTGAAACAATATATTCTATGTTTAAAACAGCTGTTGAACAAGAAATTGCTTGGACAGAACATATAATTGGAAATAGAGTATTAGGAATAACTTCTCAAACAACAGAAGCCTATACAAAATGGCTTGCAAATGAAAGATTAAAATCATTAGGTTTGGAGCCTTTATTCTCTGGTTTTAATAAAAATCCATATAAACACTTGGAAAGATTTGCTGATACTGAGGGAGAAGGTAATGTAAAATCTAACTTCTTTGAAGGAACAGTTACAAGTTACAATATGAGTTCTTCTATTGATGGTTGGGAAGATTTTTAA